A stretch of the Mycobacterium sp. ITM-2016-00317 genome encodes the following:
- a CDS encoding DUF222 domain-containing protein → MFEGSVPEPDQLAGLSDAELIDAAAVTSRMENAVCARKLALMAELFIRRVDLAPDDRLDWWVDPEAAVTAELAAAYRITQGLALHQAYRAVVLRDRLPKLGALFLQGLISEMLVRAIITRTDLITDPDLIAAVDADLAADILGWGPLSVKKTEAEIDTIVERHDPDAVRKSREGDLGRTIEFGNPGDAPGFTTVWARMFDGDAAAGERTLTAMAYSVCDADPRTLDERREDALAALFHGITTLACRCGNGDCEAATNPRPVQEIIVYALTDHTTGQSRTSCETTASESETEEGTQPKPAEQTDADTDHAPEEPVPAPASTARRGAPTLIPGRSGYIFGAGLMPAPFFDGMLDRAKIREVIHPGMSGPEPRYTPSRALAEFIRCRDLTCRFPGCDAPATLADIDHTVPYPLGPTHASNLKSLCRFHHLLKTFWTGPTGWRDRQYPDGTVVWTAPTGHTYTTHPGSRRLFPALCTPTGTLWTGDPPEPVISNGRGAMMPKRRNTRAHNRARSIEAERRRNRKQRLMPQSHTPWESPTGWREPDYGDDPPPF, encoded by the coding sequence ATGTTCGAAGGATCGGTTCCGGAGCCCGACCAGCTCGCCGGGCTCTCGGATGCCGAGCTCATCGACGCCGCCGCGGTGACCTCGCGGATGGAGAACGCGGTGTGTGCCCGCAAGCTGGCGCTGATGGCCGAATTGTTCATCCGCCGCGTCGACCTCGCCCCCGATGACCGACTGGACTGGTGGGTCGACCCGGAAGCGGCGGTCACCGCCGAACTGGCCGCGGCGTATCGGATAACCCAGGGGTTGGCGCTGCATCAGGCCTACCGCGCGGTGGTGCTGCGCGACCGCCTCCCCAAACTCGGGGCGCTGTTCCTGCAGGGGTTGATCAGCGAAATGTTGGTGCGCGCGATCATCACCCGCACCGACCTGATCACCGACCCGGACTTGATCGCCGCGGTCGACGCCGACCTGGCCGCCGACATCCTCGGCTGGGGACCGTTGTCGGTCAAGAAGACCGAAGCCGAGATCGACACCATCGTCGAACGCCACGACCCCGACGCCGTACGGAAGAGTCGCGAAGGCGACCTGGGGCGCACTATCGAGTTCGGCAACCCCGGTGATGCGCCCGGGTTCACCACGGTGTGGGCGCGGATGTTCGACGGTGATGCCGCTGCTGGGGAACGCACCCTGACCGCGATGGCCTACAGCGTCTGCGACGCCGACCCCCGCACCCTCGATGAGCGCCGCGAGGATGCCCTGGCCGCCCTGTTCCACGGGATCACCACCCTGGCCTGCCGCTGCGGCAACGGTGACTGCGAGGCTGCCACCAACCCCCGCCCAGTGCAGGAGATCATCGTCTACGCCCTCACCGACCACACCACCGGGCAATCGAGGACGTCCTGCGAGACCACGGCGTCCGAGTCAGAGACAGAAGAAGGAACGCAGCCCAAGCCCGCCGAGCAGACCGACGCAGACACCGACCACGCGCCCGAAGAGCCCGTCCCGGCGCCGGCGTCCACGGCGCGGCGCGGCGCACCCACCCTGATCCCGGGGCGGTCGGGCTACATCTTCGGAGCCGGGCTCATGCCCGCACCCTTCTTCGACGGCATGCTCGACAGAGCCAAGATCCGCGAGGTCATCCATCCCGGTATGTCCGGGCCCGAGCCGCGCTACACCCCCTCACGCGCACTGGCCGAATTCATCCGCTGCCGAGACCTCACCTGCCGATTCCCCGGCTGCGACGCCCCGGCCACGCTGGCCGACATCGACCACACCGTGCCCTACCCACTCGGGCCCACGCACGCCTCAAATTTGAAGTCGCTGTGCCGTTTTCATCATTTGCTGAAAACGTTCTGGACCGGCCCCACCGGGTGGCGCGACCGACAGTATCCCGACGGCACGGTCGTCTGGACCGCCCCCACCGGGCACACCTACACCACCCACCCCGGCAGCCGCCGACTCTTCCCGGCCCTGTGCACACCGACCGGCACGTTGTGGACTGGCGACCCACCAGAGCCGGTGATCAGTAACGGGCGCGGGGCGATGATGCCCAAACGCCGAAACACCCGCGCCCACAACCGAGCCCGATCCATCGAAGCCGAACGCCGACGCAACCGCAAACAACGCTTGATGCCACAAAGTCACACCCCGTGGGAATCACCCACCGGATGGCGCGAACCCGACTACGGCGACGACCCGCCACCGTTCTAA
- a CDS encoding DUF2631 domain-containing protein: protein MASTEVERRTGVDVEDVPSAQWGWSTENYRFYQIGGLLVAGFLLLMIHGNHTGRVEDWFMVGFAAMVLGFVARSWYIHRYRDTQ, encoded by the coding sequence GTGGCAAGCACCGAGGTGGAACGACGCACTGGTGTCGACGTCGAAGACGTGCCGTCCGCCCAGTGGGGCTGGTCGACGGAGAACTACCGCTTCTACCAGATCGGTGGCCTGCTGGTCGCCGGCTTCCTGCTGCTGATGATCCACGGCAACCACACCGGCCGCGTCGAGGACTGGTTCATGGTCGGCTTCGCGGCCATGGTGCTCGGGTTCGTGGCACGCAGCTGGTACATCCACCGCTACCGCGACACCCAGTAG
- a CDS encoding DUF2510 domain-containing protein — translation MSAPGWYPDPSGNGGQRYFDGTAWGPTAPPPPTPPQRRPHNNERRFTIHYGFALLAIFSLLGTVIPTLFWFASAANVDVEPGASQSERESAEAAGGILGFFGVGWLLWGGMWTLIWAAFAVHHTLRSRNS, via the coding sequence ATGAGTGCACCAGGCTGGTATCCAGATCCGTCGGGCAATGGTGGGCAAAGGTATTTCGACGGAACAGCATGGGGGCCTACAGCGCCTCCTCCGCCAACACCGCCTCAGCGCCGCCCGCATAACAACGAACGACGCTTCACCATCCACTATGGCTTTGCTCTATTGGCAATCTTCTCGCTTCTCGGCACGGTCATCCCGACCTTGTTCTGGTTCGCATCAGCAGCCAACGTAGACGTCGAGCCCGGAGCAAGTCAGTCAGAACGTGAAAGCGCCGAAGCGGCAGGCGGCATCTTGGGATTCTTTGGCGTCGGGTGGTTACTCTGGGGCGGAATGTGGACTCTGATATGGGCTGCCTTCGCAGTCCACCACACGCTCCGTAGCCGTAATAGCTGA
- a CDS encoding LLM class flavin-dependent oxidoreductase, with the protein MSRPEIGIYLPQMGFAFDEILHRALRCEDLGIDSLWLYDHLYGPGMPDYPSMEAWTLATALLSRTDTLRVGHMVLCNQFRHPVTLAKMATTLDQISGGRLSLGLGSGSIEDEHRRAGLPWGTFADRSEQLGETLQILHQAFDDGRIDFAGKYFTVTDMPIAPGAVQHPHPPIVVGGVGEKFTLPLVARYADVWNVPTYALGQIKEKIAALRSICDDVGRDPGTITLSIEAVMALAPDDAALPKVRSLAEKRFGGEGFGLHDTDLIGTPAEMADRLGALVELGFGQIVLFTHDRASDQTLELLASEVIPQL; encoded by the coding sequence ATGAGCAGGCCGGAGATCGGCATCTACCTGCCCCAGATGGGCTTCGCCTTCGATGAGATCCTGCACCGGGCCCTGCGGTGCGAGGACCTCGGCATCGACTCGCTGTGGCTCTACGACCATCTGTACGGGCCGGGCATGCCGGACTATCCGTCGATGGAGGCCTGGACCCTGGCCACCGCGCTGCTGAGCCGCACCGACACGCTGCGGGTCGGACACATGGTGTTGTGCAACCAGTTCCGCCATCCGGTCACGCTGGCCAAGATGGCGACCACGCTCGACCAGATCTCCGGCGGCAGGCTCAGCCTCGGCCTCGGCAGCGGCTCCATCGAGGATGAACACCGTCGCGCCGGCCTGCCGTGGGGCACCTTCGCCGACCGGTCCGAACAACTCGGCGAGACCCTGCAGATCCTGCATCAGGCTTTCGACGACGGCCGGATCGACTTCGCGGGCAAGTACTTCACCGTCACCGACATGCCGATCGCACCGGGCGCGGTCCAGCATCCACACCCCCCGATCGTCGTCGGCGGGGTCGGCGAGAAGTTCACATTGCCGTTGGTGGCGCGGTATGCCGACGTGTGGAATGTGCCGACCTACGCTCTCGGTCAGATCAAGGAGAAGATCGCCGCTTTGCGGTCGATCTGCGACGACGTCGGCCGCGACCCGGGCACCATCACGCTCTCGATCGAGGCGGTGATGGCGCTGGCACCGGATGACGCCGCACTGCCGAAGGTGCGCAGCCTCGCCGAAAAGCGTTTCGGCGGCGAGGGATTCGGATTACACGACACCGACTTGATCGGGACACCGGCCGAGATGGCAGATCGCCTCGGCGCGCTGGTCGAGCTGGGATTCGGCCAGATCGTGTTGTTCACCCACGATCGGGCCTCGGATCAGACGCTGGAACTGCTGGCCTCGGAGGTCATTCCGCAGCTTTGA
- a CDS encoding wax ester/triacylglycerol synthase family O-acyltransferase: MRRLNGVDAMMLYSETPEVHMHTLKIGVLDVSAVEGFDFEFFRRAALARLHALAPLRYQLVDIPLKFHHPMWVQNAEIDVDYHVRRARVPAPGGRRELDQLIGEIAGTPLDRRYPLWEMYVAEGLADNKIAVIHKVHHVLADGVASANQLAMAIQPREPGIGGQMPESPADSTAPRNLLKAAARDHVRQVRRLPRLVNETATGVSRVRRQARERGRHPDLARNFAPPPTFFNHVVTPGRRFATAPLALADVKETARHLGVTLNDIVLATAAGALRELQLRYDGKADSPLIAGVPVSFNTSPERLFGNEFTYMTPSLPVHVADPIARVRLTATATAIAKDNHQLLGAMLLPNWLTYLPPAATPHIFRSQARRLESSMVMNLTVSNVPGPRERGVMDGAVVDEIYSVGPIVAGSGINITVWSYVDQLSISVLTDDSTLKDPHEATDALLASFVEIRAAAGLSEILTPVEKTMPVAPAL; encoded by the coding sequence GTGAGACGACTCAATGGCGTGGACGCCATGATGCTCTACAGCGAGACCCCGGAAGTCCACATGCACACCCTCAAGATCGGTGTGCTGGACGTGTCCGCAGTCGAGGGCTTCGACTTCGAGTTCTTCCGGCGCGCCGCGTTGGCCAGGCTGCACGCGCTGGCCCCGCTGCGCTATCAGCTCGTCGACATCCCGCTGAAGTTCCACCACCCGATGTGGGTGCAGAACGCCGAGATCGACGTCGACTATCACGTGCGCAGGGCGCGGGTGCCGGCGCCGGGCGGTCGCCGCGAACTCGACCAGCTGATCGGCGAGATCGCGGGCACGCCCCTGGACCGACGGTATCCGCTGTGGGAAATGTATGTCGCAGAAGGGTTGGCGGACAACAAGATCGCAGTCATCCACAAGGTCCACCACGTGCTGGCCGACGGTGTCGCGTCGGCCAATCAGCTGGCGATGGCGATCCAACCGCGCGAACCGGGGATCGGCGGCCAGATGCCCGAGTCGCCCGCCGACTCGACCGCGCCGAGAAACCTGCTCAAGGCCGCGGCACGCGATCACGTGCGCCAGGTGCGACGGCTGCCCCGGCTGGTCAACGAGACCGCAACCGGAGTCTCGCGGGTGCGGAGGCAGGCCAGGGAGCGCGGGCGTCATCCGGACCTGGCGCGCAACTTCGCGCCGCCGCCGACCTTTTTCAACCACGTGGTCACACCGGGTCGGCGCTTCGCGACCGCGCCGCTGGCGCTCGCGGATGTCAAGGAGACGGCCCGGCATCTCGGGGTCACGCTGAACGACATCGTGCTGGCGACCGCGGCCGGTGCGCTGCGCGAACTGCAGTTGCGTTACGACGGGAAAGCCGACTCCCCGCTGATCGCGGGTGTCCCGGTCAGCTTCAACACCTCGCCGGAGCGGCTGTTCGGTAACGAATTCACTTATATGACACCGTCTTTGCCGGTCCATGTGGCGGATCCCATCGCTCGGGTACGGCTCACCGCGACGGCGACGGCCATCGCCAAGGACAATCACCAGCTGCTCGGGGCGATGCTGCTGCCGAACTGGCTGACCTATCTGCCGCCGGCCGCCACTCCGCACATCTTCCGGTCGCAGGCCCGTCGCCTGGAGTCCTCGATGGTGATGAACCTGACCGTCTCGAACGTGCCGGGTCCGAGGGAGCGCGGCGTGATGGACGGCGCCGTCGTCGACGAGATCTACTCGGTGGGCCCGATCGTTGCCGGCAGCGGCATCAACATCACAGTGTGGAGCTACGTCGATCAGCTCTCGATCTCGGTGCTGACCGACGACTCCACACTGAAGGACCCGCACGAGGCCACCGATGCGTTGCTCGCGTCGTTCGTGGAGATCCGGGCCGCCGCAGGGCTGTCGGAGATCCTGACACCTGTCGAGAAGACGATGCCGGTCGCGCCGGCGCTCTGA
- a CDS encoding NADP-dependent oxidoreductase has product MSTLTNRQIVLRRRPQGLVAPEDTELVTTRAPEPAAGEALVRTTYVGVDAAVRTWLDDQPGYLPPVGLGEVIRAAGIGEVIESRCRAYTVGDIVTTLTGFQEYTTVRDDLFTTPVPGPGDRVDQLAVMSVYGPTGATAYFGMTGIGRPQPGDTVVVSAAAGATGSVAGQIAKIAGARVVGIAGGPDKCRAVVQDFGFDACIDYRNDDLPAALRLHCPKGVNVYFDNVGGPILDAVLGRLAHKARVVLCGVISSYLTGEHPGPANYVNLLAKTASMQGFNALDEWGRFDEAFAALRGWDEQGLLTHRETIFDGIESCVDALNGLFTGANIGKTLVRLAGS; this is encoded by the coding sequence GTGTCGACGCTGACGAACCGCCAGATTGTGTTGCGCCGCCGGCCACAGGGGTTGGTCGCACCCGAGGACACCGAGCTGGTGACCACGCGTGCCCCCGAACCCGCGGCCGGCGAAGCCCTGGTGCGCACCACCTACGTCGGCGTCGACGCGGCCGTGCGGACCTGGCTCGACGACCAGCCCGGCTATCTGCCGCCGGTCGGCCTGGGTGAGGTGATCCGCGCCGCCGGCATCGGCGAGGTGATCGAAAGCCGTTGTCGCGCCTACACGGTCGGCGACATCGTGACGACGTTGACCGGGTTCCAGGAGTACACGACCGTGCGCGACGACCTGTTCACCACGCCGGTGCCCGGCCCGGGCGACCGGGTGGACCAGCTGGCGGTGATGTCGGTCTACGGGCCGACGGGCGCCACCGCGTATTTCGGCATGACCGGGATCGGCCGCCCGCAGCCCGGCGACACGGTCGTGGTGTCGGCCGCGGCCGGGGCCACCGGATCGGTGGCCGGGCAGATCGCCAAGATCGCCGGGGCGCGGGTGGTCGGTATCGCCGGCGGGCCGGACAAATGCCGGGCGGTGGTGCAGGACTTCGGATTCGACGCCTGCATCGACTACCGCAACGACGACCTGCCCGCGGCGCTGCGCCTGCACTGCCCGAAGGGCGTGAACGTGTACTTCGACAACGTGGGCGGACCGATCCTCGACGCGGTGCTCGGCAGGCTCGCGCACAAGGCCAGGGTGGTGCTGTGCGGGGTGATCTCCAGCTATCTCACCGGCGAGCACCCGGGACCGGCGAACTACGTCAATCTGCTCGCCAAAACCGCGTCGATGCAGGGTTTCAACGCCCTCGACGAATGGGGGCGCTTCGACGAGGCGTTCGCCGCGCTGCGCGGCTGGGACGAGCAGGGCCTGCTCACTCACCGCGAAACCATCTTCGACGGCATCGAATCCTGTGTGGACGCGCTCAACGGCCTGTTCACCGGCGCCAACATCGGCAAGACGCTGGTCAGGCTCGCCGGGTCGTGA
- a CDS encoding DUF427 domain-containing protein yields MSLVAGSGPLSRDRAGRFSPEVSGDLVYIEPHPRRVQALVDGRTVLDTEDAVMVHRRGEPLSYAFTTTDIGDLPSTPVPELPGFAVVPWSAVDAWLEEGRRLVHYPPNPYHRVDCRPTSRALRVVVAGTVLVDTANTVIVFETALAPRLYVDPALVRTDALRRSETVTYCNYKGYATYWDAVVGDAVVGELVVEDVAWSYTDPPPESLPIAGMLSFDADKVEMSAQLPGVAR; encoded by the coding sequence ATGAGTCTGGTGGCGGGCAGCGGCCCGCTCAGCCGGGACCGGGCCGGCCGGTTCAGCCCAGAGGTGTCCGGCGACCTGGTCTACATCGAGCCGCATCCGCGGCGGGTGCAGGCGCTCGTCGACGGGCGCACCGTGCTCGACACCGAGGACGCGGTGATGGTGCACCGGCGGGGTGAGCCGCTGAGCTACGCGTTCACGACCACGGACATCGGTGATCTGCCGAGCACGCCGGTTCCGGAGCTGCCCGGTTTCGCGGTGGTGCCGTGGTCGGCCGTCGACGCCTGGCTGGAGGAGGGCCGCCGGCTGGTGCACTACCCGCCCAACCCGTACCACCGTGTCGACTGCCGCCCCACCTCCCGTGCGCTGCGGGTCGTCGTCGCCGGGACCGTGCTGGTCGACACCGCCAACACCGTGATCGTGTTCGAGACGGCGTTGGCGCCGCGGCTCTACGTCGACCCGGCGCTGGTCCGCACCGATGCGCTCCGGCGCTCCGAGACGGTCACCTACTGCAACTACAAGGGTTACGCGACGTACTGGGACGCCGTCGTTGGTGACGCGGTGGTCGGTGAGCTGGTGGTCGAGGACGTGGCGTGGAGCTACACCGACCCACCGCCGGAGAGCCTGCCGATCGCCGGCATGCTCAGCTTCGACGCGGACAAGGTCGAGATGAGCGCACAGCTGCCGGGCGTCGCCCGGTAG
- a CDS encoding TIGR03619 family F420-dependent LLM class oxidoreductase: protein MQFAITHPMHSHPYNPELVTGTGIAQVATATEKAGFGGFGFTDHPAPTRRWLQAGGHDALDPFVAMGFAAAHTTTLRLIPNIVVLPYRNPFVVAKAGATLDLISGGRFTLAVGVGYLKREFAALGVAFDERAELFEEALKVIRAVWTTDEVTVEGRHFSAAGIAAHPRPAAPPPIWVGGNTSAARARVARYAQGWCPFRAPALLAQTARTAPLETSEHLKAGIDDLRRRLEDADRDPSGVDITFTNDTGGSPGSTDFNADEFLSGVAELEKAGVTWIQVTVPGDSLAHTLETIEEFGESVIAPASLTTRRA, encoded by the coding sequence ATGCAGTTTGCGATCACCCATCCGATGCACAGCCATCCCTACAATCCCGAACTCGTCACCGGGACCGGGATCGCGCAGGTGGCCACGGCCACCGAGAAGGCCGGGTTCGGCGGCTTCGGCTTCACCGACCATCCCGCGCCGACCCGACGCTGGCTGCAGGCGGGCGGGCACGACGCGCTCGACCCGTTCGTGGCGATGGGCTTCGCAGCGGCCCACACCACGACGCTGCGATTGATCCCGAACATCGTGGTGCTGCCGTACCGCAACCCGTTCGTCGTCGCCAAAGCCGGCGCCACCCTGGACCTGATCTCCGGCGGTAGATTCACCCTGGCCGTCGGAGTCGGCTATCTGAAGCGGGAATTCGCCGCTCTCGGTGTGGCATTCGACGAGCGTGCCGAACTGTTCGAGGAGGCGCTGAAGGTGATCCGCGCCGTCTGGACCACCGACGAGGTCACCGTCGAGGGTAGGCACTTCAGCGCCGCCGGCATCGCCGCCCATCCCAGGCCGGCCGCCCCGCCGCCGATCTGGGTGGGCGGCAACACCTCGGCCGCACGGGCGCGGGTCGCCAGGTACGCCCAGGGTTGGTGCCCTTTCCGGGCCCCGGCGCTGCTGGCGCAGACCGCCCGCACGGCGCCGCTGGAGACGTCGGAGCACCTGAAGGCCGGCATCGATGACCTACGGCGCCGCCTGGAGGATGCGGACCGCGATCCGTCCGGCGTCGACATCACGTTCACCAACGACACGGGTGGTTCTCCGGGGTCCACCGACTTCAACGCCGACGAATTCCTCTCCGGCGTGGCCGAACTCGAAAAGGCCGGGGTGACCTGGATTCAGGTGACGGTGCCGGGGGACAGCCTCGCGCACACACTGGAGACCATCGAGGAGTTCGGCGAATCGGTCATCGCCCCGGCGTCGCTCACGACCCGGCGAGCCTGA
- a CDS encoding acyl-CoA thioesterase domain-containing protein: protein MTGVKQSWIADLLRFDRRDDVFVTRPTAAGPGSRLFGGLIAAQALGAAGATVGAGKLPQSLHLYFVRGGRYGDEVELHVERTRDGRSFDTRRVTAVQRGAVILEMIASFHVPEPGAEEHPSPAPSVALPDACAKEPDIEFADRFEIRTRPEDDSVFAVPPFWIRTRDEIENDPLLRACTLTFLSDFGPVPVARPSGVPLEPEPGSSTFAASLDHSVWFHRAFTPHHWHRYEVHQLNVGDSRGLVRGSLYDTDGTLIATTTQEALWRC from the coding sequence GTGACAGGTGTCAAGCAGAGCTGGATCGCCGACCTTCTGCGCTTCGACCGCCGGGACGACGTGTTCGTCACCCGGCCGACCGCCGCCGGGCCCGGCTCCCGGCTGTTCGGCGGGCTGATCGCCGCGCAGGCACTGGGCGCTGCCGGGGCCACGGTGGGGGCGGGCAAGCTGCCGCAGTCGCTGCATCTGTACTTCGTCCGCGGCGGTCGCTACGGCGACGAGGTGGAACTGCACGTGGAGCGCACCCGCGACGGCCGCTCCTTCGACACTCGCCGCGTCACCGCCGTCCAACGGGGCGCGGTGATCCTGGAGATGATCGCGTCCTTCCATGTGCCGGAGCCGGGCGCCGAGGAACACCCCTCCCCCGCGCCGTCGGTGGCGCTGCCCGACGCGTGCGCGAAAGAACCCGACATCGAGTTCGCCGACCGCTTCGAGATCCGCACCCGGCCCGAGGACGACTCGGTCTTCGCGGTGCCCCCGTTCTGGATCCGCACCCGCGACGAGATCGAGAACGACCCACTGCTGCGCGCGTGCACGCTGACGTTCCTGTCCGACTTCGGGCCGGTGCCGGTGGCCCGGCCGTCCGGCGTCCCGCTCGAGCCGGAGCCCGGGTCTTCGACTTTTGCTGCCAGCCTGGATCATTCGGTGTGGTTCCACCGCGCGTTCACCCCGCACCACTGGCACCGGTACGAGGTGCATCAGCTCAACGTGGGCGACTCCCGCGGGCTGGTGCGCGGTTCGCTCTACGACACCGACGGCACGTTGATCGCCACCACGACGCAGGAGGCGTTGTGGCGCTGTTAG
- a CDS encoding acyl-CoA dehydrogenase family protein: MDFSEVSLAEGDRAFQAELREFLASVVTDEVIDRDRRTGDNFDETVHLALGTAGYLERDWRAEADGGFTAVQRRIWELEIGRAHTPWFHWGTTSMVAHAVTRFGSQSLRDEILPGVLAGRIRLCLGYTEPEGGSDVATCKTRAVRDGDDWIVNGAKMFTSNAQHAQYVFLITNTDPAAPKHQSLTMFLVPLDSDGVEIQPLRTVDGDRTNITFYSDVRVADRYRVGPVNGGWTVLRDALNTEHGTVDRDENGLSKLAVMIDQVLLLAEELDRVAGEVSADGRLDDESVGYRLGRSVARLEAAMSTPGMFGRVALAQTMRDITPDLMDIGGAASAVENGLSAEYLFRLAAPVGIYGGTLDVFRNMIAQHVLGLGRPNYSPART, translated from the coding sequence GTGGACTTCTCCGAAGTCAGCCTCGCCGAGGGAGATCGAGCATTTCAGGCCGAGCTGCGCGAGTTCCTGGCCTCGGTGGTGACCGACGAGGTCATCGACCGCGACCGCCGGACCGGGGACAACTTCGACGAGACCGTTCATCTTGCCCTCGGCACGGCCGGGTATCTCGAACGCGACTGGCGCGCCGAGGCTGACGGTGGTTTCACCGCCGTGCAGCGGCGGATCTGGGAACTGGAGATCGGTCGCGCGCATACCCCGTGGTTCCACTGGGGGACGACCTCGATGGTCGCTCACGCGGTGACGCGGTTCGGCTCCCAGTCGTTGCGTGACGAGATCCTGCCCGGGGTGCTGGCCGGACGAATCCGGTTGTGCCTGGGCTACACCGAGCCCGAGGGCGGTTCGGACGTGGCCACCTGCAAGACCCGGGCAGTGCGCGACGGCGACGACTGGATTGTCAACGGCGCGAAGATGTTCACCTCGAACGCCCAGCACGCCCAGTACGTCTTCCTGATCACCAACACCGACCCGGCGGCGCCCAAGCACCAGAGCCTGACGATGTTCCTGGTCCCGCTGGACTCGGACGGCGTCGAGATCCAGCCGCTCCGCACCGTCGACGGGGATCGCACCAACATCACGTTCTACAGCGACGTCCGCGTCGCCGACCGGTACCGGGTGGGGCCGGTCAACGGCGGCTGGACCGTGTTGCGCGATGCGCTGAACACCGAACACGGCACCGTCGACCGCGACGAGAACGGATTGAGCAAGCTCGCGGTGATGATCGATCAGGTGCTGCTGCTCGCCGAGGAGCTCGACCGGGTGGCCGGCGAGGTGTCGGCCGACGGTCGGCTCGATGACGAATCGGTCGGTTATCGCCTGGGGCGCAGTGTGGCCCGGCTGGAGGCGGCGATGAGCACGCCGGGCATGTTCGGCAGGGTCGCCCTGGCGCAGACGATGCGCGACATCACGCCAGACCTGATGGACATCGGCGGTGCGGCATCGGCGGTGGAGAACGGGCTCAGCGCCGAGTATCTGTTCCGGCTGGCTGCGCCGGTGGGCATCTACGGCGGCACGCTGGATGTGTTCCGCAACATGATCGCCCAGCACGTGCTGGGACTCGGCAGGCCGAACTATTCGCCGGCGCGCACGTAG
- a CDS encoding mycofactocin-coupled SDR family oxidoreductase, whose translation MASQILQDKVVFITGAARGQGRAHAVRFAEEGADVIAYDLCDQLDSVAYPMATPEDLDETVRLVEKTGRRIVAERGDVRDRDRLAEVVDRGVAEFGRLDFVLANAGILPAAGAPGRDITAFTDAISVMLNGVYFTIEAALPALLRNPDGGAIVITSSAAGFTSVSTGFDTMSHGAAGYTAAKHGVVGVMRHFARSLAEKNIRVNSVHPGGVATPMVLNEALAEWAGEHPSFSAAQQPLLQLPMMEPHDVSDLMVYLCGPSGRYMTGAAIPLDAGQTSK comes from the coding sequence ATGGCATCCCAGATCCTGCAGGACAAGGTCGTCTTCATCACCGGCGCGGCCCGCGGTCAGGGCCGTGCGCACGCCGTGCGGTTCGCCGAGGAGGGCGCCGACGTCATCGCCTACGACCTGTGCGACCAGCTCGACAGCGTCGCCTACCCGATGGCCACCCCCGAGGACCTCGACGAGACGGTGCGGCTGGTGGAGAAGACCGGCCGCCGGATCGTGGCCGAGCGCGGCGACGTGCGCGACCGCGACCGCCTCGCCGAAGTGGTGGACCGGGGCGTCGCGGAGTTCGGTCGCCTCGACTTCGTGCTGGCCAACGCCGGCATTCTGCCCGCCGCGGGCGCGCCCGGCCGCGACATCACCGCGTTCACCGACGCGATCTCGGTGATGCTCAACGGCGTGTACTTCACCATCGAGGCCGCGCTCCCGGCGCTGCTGCGCAACCCCGACGGCGGCGCGATCGTGATCACCAGCTCGGCCGCCGGGTTCACCTCGGTCAGCACCGGGTTCGACACCATGAGCCACGGCGCGGCCGGCTACACCGCCGCCAAGCACGGCGTCGTCGGCGTGATGCGGCACTTCGCCCGCTCGCTGGCCGAGAAGAACATCCGGGTCAACTCGGTGCATCCCGGCGGCGTCGCGACCCCGATGGTGCTCAACGAGGCGCTGGCCGAGTGGGCCGGCGAGCACCCGTCGTTCAGCGCCGCGCAGCAGCCGCTGCTGCAGCTGCCGATGATGGAACCCCACGACGTCAGCGACCTGATGGTCTACCTGTGCGGGCCGTCGGGCCGCTACATGACCGGCGCCGCGATCCCGCTCGACGCGGGCCAGACCTCGAAGTAG